The Littorina saxatilis isolate snail1 unplaced genomic scaffold, US_GU_Lsax_2.0 scaffold_307, whole genome shotgun sequence genome has a segment encoding these proteins:
- the LOC138957373 gene encoding uncharacterized protein, whose amino-acid sequence MNADPQNQNTAEAVVSDVEGGDTYVNTQGESSDNDSQTLGARVTTYVSAASNERAGPIHPVKSGLEWTRELLAIGRELGLEGKDLREFVAEERAREEREAHEREREREERAREEREREREVLEREREREREVLEREREREVLEREREADRAFQLEQLRIQTEARRDNANNNASRRRGDDDFIPKIPFLDDKDDIESWFAQFEHYATDCHLDDERKATRMVYFLKGKARTIYAKLSFEDARNYNTLKNALYDGFQLTADQYRKKFRQLKRNPSDTYKEHVTKLERILDKWIELAKCDEHVADLKDLVLREQLENTFPAEVMLHVLDRKPKSAKEMGEIATEYEQSRSNIRPRQSHQNHSSGSAFSNTKSSNVVRSDAKEKASQKEHKYVSDDEKQRLKATGCCFFCKGKGHLSRFCPNKGESVHAVHVRNEFDGQEIPVHLDKLCKSCKKKDFKEEVFIKLDGRIVKALRDSGCSGIMVRADLIPEERYLAKKKETTLAEKKTRKLCPTAVAHIDCPYFDAKTEVVILEDPIYPVLIGKWYGVGQNKRKTPLFPVRDPSWYQGETNAAVSTRKQEKRKKKRNEKPVPGTSHDDRNTHKMYSPQDLKKAQNDDETLAKVRQMAVSGESFHGVKYVYKKEILYRTTLDKTGSESSKVVVPKEMRSKVLSFGHDHPMTGHLGQKKTTDRIRCEFWWPGLVGDIKRYCLSCDTCQRTAPKGRTKKAPQDSLGFSPFEMRYGKTIRGPMQVLRRAWTDESVEGEQKTSAEYVVDLRNRIDEKKEEAEEHIAVVIEEDDTMNDDIFRIDTQKMIPLLETTRTEDVTSVNFCKELSRERTKEAKAICSAFSKNLTDVPITTKLEKCRIELTEKKPVFVQPRLVPHAMVKTVEDEIDEMLKLGVIEPVNSPYNAPIVFVKKKGGKKYRVVTTMEQII is encoded by the coding sequence ATGAACGCTGACCCGCAGAACCAGAATACGGCCGAGGCAGTAGTCTCAGATGTTGAAGGTGGTGACACATATGTCAACACCCAAGGAGAATCGAGCGATAATGATTCTCAGACGTTAGGCGCGCGTGTAACGACTTATGTATCCGCTGCGAGTAATGAACGTGCAGGTCCGATCCACCCTGTAAAATCCGGATTAGAGTGGACTCGCGAACTTTTGGCGATAGGACGAGAGTTAGGACTCGAAGGCAAAGACTTGCGtgagtttgtagctgaagaacgCGCACGAGAGGAACGAGAAGCTCACGAAcgcgaacgtgaacgtgaagaacgcgcacgagaggaacgtgaacgtgaacgtgaagttctcgaacgtgaacgtgaacgtgaacgtgaagttctcgaacgtgaacgtgaacgtgaagttCTCGAACGTGAACGAGAAGCCGATCGCGCGTTTCAGCTAGAACAGTTGAGGATACAAACGGAAGCACGCCGAGACAACGCCAACAATAACGCGTCGAGGCGTCGTGGGGATGACGACTTTATCCCAAAAATCCCTTTTCTTGATGACAAAGACGACATCGAGAGTTGGTTTGCACAATTTGAACATTATGCAACCGACTGTCATCTCGACGACGAACGCAAAGCTACGAGAATGGTGTATTTCCTGAAAGGAAAGGCGAGAACCATTTATGCAAAACTCAGTTTCGAAGACGCGCGCAATTACAACACTTTGAAGAATGCGTTGTATGATGGATTTCAACTGACAGCAGATCAATATCGGAAGAAATTCCGTCAGCTGAAGCGAAACCCATCTGAcacgtacaaagaacatgtcacCAAACTTGAGCGCATCCTCGATAAATGGATCGAGTTAGCCAAGTGCGATGAACATGTGGCAGATCTGAAGGATCTAGTTCTCAGAGAACAATTAGAGAACACCTTCCCTGCCGAAGTGATGTTGCACGTACTTGATCGGAAACCGAAGTCTGCGAAAGAAATGGGCGAAATTGCCACGGAGTACGAACAATCACGTTCGAACATCAGGCCACGGCAATCTCACCAAAACCATTCTAGCGGCAGCGCGTTTTCGAACACAAAAAGTTCGAATGTCGTCAGAAGTGACGCGAAAGAGAAAGCGTCACAGAAAGAACATAAATACGTGAGCGATGATGAAAAGCAAAGACTGAAAGCCACaggctgttgttttttttgcaagggCAAAGGGCACCTGTCGCGATTTTGTCCCAATAAGGGAGAAAGCGTTCACGCAGTTCATGTTCGAAATGAATTTGATGGACAAGAAATCCCCGTACATCTTGACAAGCTGTGCAAGTCGTGCAAAAAGAAGGATTTCAAAGAGGAAGTGTTCATCAAATTAGACGGCCGAATCGTAAAAGCATTACGCGATTCCGGGTGCTCAGGTATTATGGTCAGGGCCGACCTTATACCTGAAGAAAGGTACttggcaaagaaaaaagaaactacGCTCGCAGAGAAGAAAACACGGAAATTGTGTCCCACGGCTGTGGCCCACATTGACTGTCCGTATTTTGATGCCAAAACCGAAGTGGTCATACTCGAAGATCCCATTTATCCTGTCCTCATAGGTAAATGGTATGGTGTAGGCCAGAACAAGAGGAAGACCCCTTTGTTTCCAGTACGTGACCCGAGTTGGTATCAAGGTGAGACCAACGCGGCGGTCAGTACACGGAagcaagagaagagaaaaaaaaaacggaaTGAGAAACCTGTGCCGGGAACTAGTCATGatgacagaaatacacacaagaTGTATTCCCCGCAAGATCTCAAGAAGGCTCAGAATGATGATGAAACACTGGCAAAAGTACGCCAAATGGCTGTTTCAGGAGAATCATTCCACGGTGTGAAATATGTatacaagaaagaaatcttGTACAGGACAACCCTCGACAAAACCGGGAGTGAATCTAGTAAAGTCGTTGTTCCCAAAGAAATGAGAAGCAAAGTGCTTTCTTTTGGGCACGACCACCCGATGACAGGTCATCTCGGGCAGAAGAAAACCACTGATAGAATCAGGTGTGAGTTCTGGTGGCCAGGTTTGGTCGGAGACATAAAACGTTACTGTCTCTCGtgtgacacatgccaaagaacAGCGCCAAAAGGCAGAACCAAGAAAGCACCTCAAGACAGTCTGGGGTTCTCACCCTTTGAAATGCGGTATGGCAAGACCATCAGAGGTCCCATGCAGGTTCTGCGTCGTGCATGGACTGATGAATCGGTCGAAGGTGAACAGAAGACGTCAGCAGAATACGTTGTCGACCTCAGAAACAGaattgacgaaaaaaaagaagaagcagaagaacacATCGCCGTAGTCATCGAGGAAGATGATACGATGAACGATGATATCTTCCGAATAGACACTCAGAAGATGATTCCTCTGCTGGAAACTACTCGTACAGAAGATGTCACAAGCGTGAACTTCTGTAAAGAATTGAgtagagaaagaacaaaagaggcGAAAGCGATCTGTAGTGCATTCTCCAAGAATCTGACTGATGTACCGATTACTACCAAGTTGGAGAAGTGCAGAATCGAACTTACAGAGAAGAAACCGGTGTTTGTTCAACCGAGACTCGTACCTCATGCGATGGTGAAAACGGTCGAAGACGAGATCGACGAGATGTTGAAGCTCGGGGTCATTGAACCGGTAAACTCACCGTACAATGCTCCAATCGTTTTTGTGAAGAAGAAAGGAGGTAAGAAATACCGGGTTGTGACAACCATGGAGCAGATTATTTAA